The Desertifilum tharense IPPAS B-1220 DNA window AGATAATATCGCCCTGAATGTGCCCCAGGAGTTGGCGGATCGATTGGAAAAATTGGGGATATTCGCCCCCCGGTACGGTTTGTAGGGTTACGCCCGACTCCGAGGAAAGCGTTGCAGGTTCGCCAAACTGAAACCCAACCACTTCTACCCCATAGCCTAATTGTTGCAGAGCTTGAGCCAGTAGAAAGGGACGAACCCCCGCACCTCCCCATCTGAGTACGCCGGATGCTGATAAGTCGCTAACGACAAGGGAAATTTTGGGTTGAGTGGAGGAGTGTTGCACGTTCGCGCCTTACTGAGTTGAGAAGCGGAGTTAACGCCAATCAGGTCTAGCTTACCTTTTCGGTTTAGCATTGTCATTAGCGAAAGATTTGGCGTTGCAGCATCAAGGGGAGGGTATGGATCGCCGCACGAGTTCGCGATCGCGCTTGGGTTTCTTGGGCAACTTCGGCGGTAAGCTGTTGTAAGGCTTGGCTGCGCGTATCCCAGGAGAACTCTCCAATGGCGCGTTCTTTCCCCGTTTTCCCCATCTGTTGGGCGAGTTGCGGATCGGCGAGGAGGGGGATAATTGCATCGGCGATCGCATCTGGGTTAAACGGATCGACGAGAAACCCCGTTTTCCCGTGAACCACCGCATCAGATACGCCACCGCTATCCCCGGCGACTACCGGAAGTCCGCACGCATTGGCTTCGAGGTAAACAATCCCAAACCCTTCTACCTCATGGCTTCCCGGCGGTTGGCGACTCACCATTGCAAAGAGGGTAGCTAGGGTATAGTAAACTCGCAAGTCTGCATCCGAGACTTCACCTGCAAAAATGACGGACTGTTGTAAGCCTAAGCGATCGCGCAATTCTTCAAGTTGCGATCGCATCGGTCCTTCCCCAACAATCAGATAGACGGCATCGGGGAAACGGGATAGGATTTTGGGAAACGCTTCCATCACGCGATCGCATCCCTTGCGTTCAATTAACCGCCCCACGCTGAGAACCACCGGGCGATCTGCTAAACCATATTTTTGGCGCAATTCCTCCACCCGTTGCGGATCGGGTTCGCTTAACCATTGCTGAGGTTCAATCCCCGGTAGAATCGGAACAATCTTTTCGGGGGGAACGCCTACCGCTTCTAAGAGTTTCCCCGTATAGCGACTATTACACGCTACCCGACTGGCTTGGGATAAGGCAATTTGCATCAGTTGGGACTTTTCTGGGTGGTTTTGATTTTCTAAAATTTCCTTCCCGTGGGTATAAATAATATAAGGTTGTCCCAAGGTCTTTCTCACCAACCATCCCGTTAAACCATCGGGTAAGACTAAGCCGCAGTGTAAAACCGCAATTTGGCGATCGCGACAAATCCGATCTAACTGACGCAACCATTGTATCCAGCCCCGAATTCCCCACCGCCACCACACCTGGCTAATCCGGTTAATCCGCACAATGGGTAAAGGATAGGTGCGATCGAAGGCTTCATAGTCGCCAACTTTATCGGGAGTTAGGATAATCGCAGAATCGCCCCCAAAGCGGCTAAACAGATGGTGGTAATAATTCTCCCGCCCGCCAATATGGGGTAAAAACGTATCGGTTAGCAACAAGGAATGGATTGAAGCTGTTTTCATGGCGCTAACCGATCTCCCACTCTACTTAAAAACTTCCGTCCCGACCGTTCGTAAACCGTCTCAATTTGATATTGTTGCTCTAGTTGCGCCCGCATGGGTTCCGCCGGATCGAGCAAAAACACATCGTAACCGGGGGGAATTTCCGGAACATTCGGTTCAATCGTTAAAAGATACTCAACGCGATCGTCCAAAGAATAGCTTAAAGAGAGGACATCGCCCACAGCCCCCCCAATATCAAACGATTGTTGCGTATAGGGGTCAGCATCGGCAATCACTAGCGGACGTTCGGCTTGATTAATAATACGCGCGATCGCCGGATTATTGGCATTACTCGCCTTATTCCACCACCATCCCCCCGACTGAGACATCGCCCGACAGGATAGTAACCCACCCAGTAATAAACTAATCAATAGCACCTGTCCAACCACTTTCAGTCCCCTGGGGCGAACCTTCCCGGAGATCCAACTCGCCAGTAAAAACGCCACCGCCACCTCAATAGCAAGATACGCCGGAATTGAATAGCGAGGAACCACCGAACGCCGTCCCCCAACCAACAAATCGGGTAAAATTAGTGCTAGGGCATTTACCCCCGCCCAACAATAGACCAGCAGCCAAACCCGCGTCTCGGTATGGCGAACCAGCCAATAGAAAGCCGCGATCGCGATCGCCACTGTTGCCACAATTAAAACCGGATGGTTGAGATCGATTCCCCGAAAATCCCCATCCAAAAATAGCCGACTAATATTGGTTCCCCACCGCTGCACCAACACGCTGAAGGTAATTTTAGACGCCAAATCTTCCTGCGCCCCCGTATGGGCTGTCACCTGCTGCACCCGCGCAAAGTTAGTCAAAATCAGCACTATCCAAGGCAAAAAGGCGATAACGCTGGCGATCCCGGCTAACAGGAAGTTTCTCAGAGTTGTAGTCCAGCGAAACCGTTCCATCAATAAGACATAAAGACCTTGAGCGATCGCCACCAACGCAGTAAACAAAAACGTATAGAACGCCGAAGCTAACGTCAGCGCATAGATTGCCCAAGACGCGATCGCATTCGTCCGCATTGCCCGTAACAGCGCCGCATGGGAGAGTAAAATAGTCACAATCCACAAGCTATACTGGCGGGCTTCTTGGGCATAGAGGACATGAAGCGGCGAAACTGCAATCAGGGCGATCGCGATCCATCCCACCATCGGCGCTGGAAACAACTCCCAACACAACCAAAACGCCGCC harbors:
- a CDS encoding glycosyltransferase family 39 protein, encoding MSQFKSQGWLPPLGWRLLLIALLVLGVYFRFVNIDRKVYWRDEAYTSMRISGYTIADVTQEIFTGQIVSQQQVQNFQRLSPDRGLDDTMRALSGNPEHPPLYYLSARFWAQVFGTSVQAMRSWPAILSLLAFPAAFWLCWELFPAPMVGWIAIALIAVSPLHVLYAQEARQYSLWIVTILLSHAALLRAMRTNAIASWAIYALTLASAFYTFLFTALVAIAQGLYVLLMERFRWTTTLRNFLLAGIASVIAFLPWIVLILTNFARVQQVTAHTGAQEDLASKITFSVLVQRWGTNISRLFLDGDFRGIDLNHPVLIVATVAIAIAAFYWLVRHTETRVWLLVYCWAGVNALALILPDLLVGGRRSVVPRYSIPAYLAIEVAVAFLLASWISGKVRPRGLKVVGQVLLISLLLGGLLSCRAMSQSGGWWWNKASNANNPAIARIINQAERPLVIADADPYTQQSFDIGGAVGDVLSLSYSLDDRVEYLLTIEPNVPEIPPGYDVFLLDPAEPMRAQLEQQYQIETVYERSGRKFLSRVGDRLAP
- a CDS encoding glycosyltransferase family 4 protein; protein product: MKTASIHSLLLTDTFLPHIGGRENYYHHLFSRFGGDSAIILTPDKVGDYEAFDRTYPLPIVRINRISQVWWRWGIRGWIQWLRQLDRICRDRQIAVLHCGLVLPDGLTGWLVRKTLGQPYIIYTHGKEILENQNHPEKSQLMQIALSQASRVACNSRYTGKLLEAVGVPPEKIVPILPGIEPQQWLSEPDPQRVEELRQKYGLADRPVVLSVGRLIERKGCDRVMEAFPKILSRFPDAVYLIVGEGPMRSQLEELRDRLGLQQSVIFAGEVSDADLRVYYTLATLFAMVSRQPPGSHEVEGFGIVYLEANACGLPVVAGDSGGVSDAVVHGKTGFLVDPFNPDAIADAIIPLLADPQLAQQMGKTGKERAIGEFSWDTRSQALQQLTAEVAQETQARSRTRAAIHTLPLMLQRQIFR